The Zea mays cultivar B73 chromosome 7, Zm-B73-REFERENCE-NAM-5.0, whole genome shotgun sequence DNA segment ctccgtacccaaagcacaacccattgcattcaaggcaacggaggagaagaaagaagactctacaccgagtagggtccccatcgatgcctccaagctcgacaatgaagagatggcgctcatcatcaagagcttccgccaaatcctcaagcaaaggagagggaaagactacaagccccgctccaagaaagtatgctacaagtgtggtaaacccggtcattttatcgctaaatgtcctttatctaatgatagtgacagggataatgacaagagggggaagaagaaggagaagaagggtggcgatgcccatgtttgccgggaatgggactctgacgagagctccaccgactcctccgacgacgaggacgccgccaacatctccatcaacaaaggcctcctcttccccaacgtcggccacaagtgcctcatggcaaaggacgacaagaagaacaaggtaaaatcaagatcctccactaagtatgcaacttctagtgatgaggataattctagtgatgatgaggataacttgcttactctttttgccaatcttaacatgcaacaaaaagagaaattgaatgaattgattagtgctattcatgagaaggatgaactcttggatagccaagaggacttccttattaaggaaaacaaaaagtatgttaagactaaaaatgcttatgctcaggaggtagagaaaaatgaaaaattaactagtgagcttagcacttgccatgacactatttctagccttagaattgagaatgctaatttaattgctaaggttgagaaatctaatgtatgtgatgattcaattaccaatcttagaaatgataatgttagtttgattgctaagattgataaattgaatgcctctcttgctagccttaagagtgagaatgaaaaattaattgctaaggctaaggaattagatgtttgcaatgtttcgatttccaatcttagagatgagaatgccattttacatgctaagattgttgaattaaatgattgcaaaccctctacatctaccattgagcatgtttctatttgcactagatgtagagatgttaatgtagatgctattcatgatcaccttgctatgattaaacaacaaaatgatcatatagctaaattagatgctaaaattgccgagcatgaactagaaaatgagaaatttaaatttgctcgtagcatgctttatagtgggagacgtcctggtattaaggatgacattggcttccaacagggagacaatgtcaagcttaatgcccctcttaaaaggttgtctaattttgttaagggcaaggctcccatgcctcaggataatgagggttatattttgtatcctgctggttatactgaggataagattaggagaattcatgcaaagaagactcattctcaccatgcttttatttataagaatgaggattCTAGCTCTAGgctttctacacatgttaaaatgcctaagaagaaatctcctattgcatcaaatgaacctaacatctcatttaagacttttgatgcttcatatgtgcttactaataaatcaggcaaagtagttgccaaatatgttgggggcaaacacaaggggtcaaagacttgtgtttgggtacccaaggtacttgtttctaatgtaaaaggacccaagaccgtttgggtacctaagaacaaggcctaaatttgttttgtaggtttatgcatctggtggctcaagttggatcatcgacagcgggtgcacaaaccacatgactggggagaaaagaatgttctcctcctatgagaaaaaccaagatccccaaagagctatcacattcggggatggaaatcaaggtttggtcaaaggacttggtaaaattgctatatcacctgaccattctatttccaatgtttttcttgtagattctttagattacaacttgctttctgtttctcaattatgcaaaatgggttacaactgtctttttacggatacaggtgttactgtctttagaagaagtgatgattcagtagcttttaagggagtattagagggtcagctatacttagttgatttcaatagagctgaactcgatacttgcttaattgctaagactaacatgggttggctcttgcaccgtcgactagcccatgttaggatgaagaatcttcataagcttctaaagggagagcacattttgggactaaccaatgttcactttgagaaagacaggatttgtagcgcatgtcaagcagagaagcaagttggtgttcatcatccacacaagaacatcatgacgactgacaggccactggagctactccacatggatttatttggcccgatagcttacataagtatcggcgggagtaagtactgtctagttattgtggatgattattctcgcttcacttgggtattctttttacaggaaaaatctcaaacccaagagacttcgaaaggattcttgagacgggctcaaaatgagttcggcttgaggatcaagaagataagaagcgacaatggaacggagttcaagaactctcaaattgaaggcttccttgaggaggaaggcatcaagcatgagttctcttctccctacatgccacaacaaaacggtgtagtggagaggaagaatagaactctattggacatggcaaggaccatgcttgatgagtacaagactttggatcggttttgggccgaggcggtcaacaacgcttgctacgccatcaaccggttatatctacaccgaatcctcaagaagacatcatatgaactcctcaccggtaaaaagcccaatgttttatattttagagtctttggtagcaaattctttattcttgttaaaagaggtagaaaatctaaatttgctcctaaggttgtagaaggctttttgcttggttatgactcaaacacaagggcatatagagtctttaacaagtccattggactagttgaagtctcttgtgacattgtgtttgatgagactaacggctctcaagtagagcaagttgatcttgatgaattagatgatgaagaggctctgtgcgtcgcgctaaggaacatgtctattggggatgtgtgtcctaaggaatccgaagagcctccacaagcacaagatcaaccatcttcctccatgcaagcatcttcaccaactcaagatgaggatgaggctcaagatgatgaaggagaagatcaagaagatgagccatctcaagaggaggacaatgatcaagggggagatgccaatgatcaagacaaggaagatgaacaagatcaaagaccgccacacccaagagtccaccaagcaatccaatgagatcaccccgtgaacaccatcctcggcgatattcataagagggtaaccactcgatctcgtgttgctcatttttgtgaacattactattttatttcctctattgagccacacagggtagaggaagcacttcaagatttggattgggtgctggcgatgcaagaggagctcaacaacttcacgaggaatgaggtatggcatttagttccacgtcctaaccaaaatgttgtaggaaccaagtgggtcttccgcaacaaacaagatgagcatggtgtggtgacaaggaacaaagcctgacttgtggccaaggggtattcacaagtcgaaggtttagattttggtgaaacctatgcacccgtagctaggcttgaatcaatttgtatattacttgcctatgctacttaccatggctttaagctttaccaaatggacgtgaagagtgccttcctcaatggaccaatcaaggaagaggtctatgttgagcaacctcccggctttgaagacagtgagtatcctaaccatgtgtataaactctcaaaggcgttttatgggctcaagcaagccccaagagcatggtatgaatgcctaagagattttcttatcactaatggtttcaaagtcagaaaagccgatcctactctctttactaaaacaattgcaaatgatttgtttgtatgccaaatctatgttgatgatatcatatttgggtctactaacaaatctatttgtgaagagtttagtaggatcatgattcaaaaattcgagatgtctatgatgggggagttgaagtatttcttaggatttcaagtcaagcaactccaagagggcaccttcatcagccaaacgaagtacattcaagacatactcaccaagtttggaatgaaggatgccaagcccatcaagacacccatgggaaccaatgggcatctcgacctcgacacaggaggtaaatctgtagatcaaaaggtataccggtcgatgataggatccttactctatttatgtgcatctcgaccggacattatgctttctgtatgcatgtgtgcaaggttccaagccgatcctaaggaagttcaccttagggccgtgaagagaatcttgagatatttagttcatacacctaagtttggtctttggtaccccaagggatcctcgtTTGATTtactaggatattccgatgctgattgggcagggtgtaagattgataggaagagcacatcacggacttgtcagtttctggggagatccctggtgtcttgggcttcaaagaaacaaaactcagtagctctttctaccaccgaagccgagtatattgccgcaggccattgttgcgcgcaatttctttggatgaggcaaacccttagggactatggctacaaatttagcaaagtccctctcctatatgataatgagagtgcaatccgcatggcggataatcccgttgaacacagccgcactaagcacatagccattcggtatcactttttgagagatcaccaacaacagggggatatcgagatagcctatattaacaccaaagatcaattggctgatatctttaccaaaccattagatgagaaaacctttaccaaacttaggaatgagctaaatattcttgattctagaaattttgattgattctttgcacacatggctcatttatatacctttgatcatatctcttttatgtctatgactaatgtgttttcaagtgtattattatgcttagtcatagaaatgaaagggaaatggagtattcggcaaaaacGACACTTCCACTCAACTCCTTTGACATTTGCTAGTattccgcatcgctctccactttggtataatcttcactcatatctatTTGTTTGCCAgtggagagaaagtaaaagggcttatatttcactcaaagtatccgtttttggcgattcatgccaaaggtggagaaagtatgagcccaaagaaaaaggaccgcaccaccaccaatttttaaaaatgaagtttttaaaattgatatcttattgtgttcaaaagggggagaaagttatagcatcttcaaaaatttgtaaaaccctcttgaacgctaagaggagaatttcattaagggggagttttgtttaagtcaaaggaaaagcatttgaaacagggggagaaaatttcaaatcttgaaaatgcttctttcaatcttattcacatatctttgactatttgcaaaatgttttgaaaagaattttataaagaatttgcaaaaacaaaactagtggtgcaagcgtggtccaaaattttaaataagaagaaaacaatccatgcatatctattgaaataattttgttggtttcattccaagcaacctttgcacttaccttatgcaaactagttcaattctgcatttttatatttgctttggtttgtgttggcatcaatcaccaaaaatggggagattgaaagggaaatagggtcaaaccttttcctatatgaattttggtggttgaattgcccaacacaaataattggactaactagtttgctctagattatgagttctacaggtgccaaaggttcaacgcaaaccaatataaagtcaaagaaagggttcaaataaaaagagcaaaagacaaccgaaggctgccctggtctggcgcaccggactgttcggtgtgccaccggacagtgtctggtgcaccagggaggatcaactcaaacttgcgagcttcgggaatttggggaagccgctccgctataattcaccggactgtccggtgtaacaccagactgtccggtgtgccagcggagcaacgactacttcgcgccaacggtcgtctgcaaatgaACAgtgaaagtgaacagtgcgcgcctgcgcgcgcagaagttagcgcaggcgctagaaggcgcaccggacagtgtacaatgactgtccggtgcaccaccagactgtccgttggctccacttgtcagagctccaacggtcgaaccctaacggttgggtgacgtggttggcgcaccagacattgttcggtggcgcaccggactgtccggtgagccatacgacagcagcccctcccaacggccactttggtggttggggctataaatacccccaaccaccacacttcaaggcatccaagttttcagccattgcattcaatacaagagctctagacttcattccaagacacaaacaagagatcaaatcctctcccaagtccaaagttcattccaatcaaatagtgactagagagagtgacatttgtgttcatttgagttcttgcgcttggatcgcttttcttattccttctttcttgttcccaactcaattgtaagcaaggcaagagacaccaattgtgtggtggtccttgtgggggctTAGTgtcccaagtgattgagaagagaagctcactcggtctaggtgaccgtttgagagagggaaatggttgaaagagacccggtctttgtgaccacctcaacgaggagtaggtttgcaagaaccgaacctcggtaaaacaaatcatcgcgtctcactcttcatttgcttgtgatttgttttcgccctctctttcggacttgattatatttctaacgctaaccccggcttgtagttgtgcttaaagtttataaatttcagattccgcctattcacccccctctaggcgactttcagtccctCACTCCTTCTCTACGACCCTGTTGCCTTGAGCCTCCCCCTCCCCATCCCCATGTCCTTGTTGCCCACCTCACTCTTGCTGCTGCCATCGCCCATCGCCAACTCTTTCCCTCCCTCTCTAGGATTATAGTGTTGGCACGAGCTATATGCTAGTAATAGAAGTAAGAGTGATGAACTTTAGTACCATATAAGAAGTAGAGGGAGATAAAGTCGACTTGAATAGTTTGTCTGTTAACATTTCTTAGAAAACATCAGAAGAAGGAAGCTAAATCTATTATTGTTGAGGATATATCAGATACATATGACACTTAGGTGCATGTGGTGCTTATATATTAAATCATGTCTATTTATTTTAGATATAACATTctaaaagtgcattcatcccttttgtgagttttggtgatttggataacaacacatttaaaggtctaacaagtttgctaagtgttgaacaggaaattcagtatgatgaacatacttgaatagtgtataatgatcagtgaacaaagattcaacacaaggttaaataactagTGAGACAAtgtaaatggatataatatgatctctatattggtttgaatatatggacaagacctgagaaatcattacatacatatgatcagaatagaggataaagtgattaagaggattggtcaagccaaagtggataagatatgaggaatcatgaattggcttgaccatattactaccagtccatatatgcttctatgagaatcaaactagagcttgattgatcttaacagttatatctagaagacattcaagcaaggttcacaatattgaagaaatgattctctcaatggatgctcaatatgacgtGACTCAAGAAtgacttgatagggtgaagatagcaaggaaagggcttcgaggaactaagcgaaggtgaaggccaagcgacggcttgtggaccgaggtaccatggctaaggtgaagaagagagtacttgcactaagtcgatgaactaatcagctatgaagagttataacatgttgatgcatcagtaaggtgatttgaagccatgatttgaactcatatatggtgatatggcataagtcacagggtttgatttgtgtttgcttcaaaatgtGAGACAataatgtttgtgatccttataaagcaacgccatggagaaatcacacatgagacaccaatgactcaaggagtttacttaattatctctactactccttaagtgtgtagtgtaggcgtccacattcccactggtgcacggttctgccatcTTCCCACCGCGCGTCCGCGTCCGCAGCTCCCGTCGCCGCAATCCGCGCCTCCACCGCCGCAATCCACGGCCGCAATCTCCTGCCTCCGCCCCCGCCCCCCCCCGCTCTCTAGCCCCTGCCCCCTGCGCGCACGACAGAAGGAGGCCTTCTAGGTGCGCGCCCGAGAACGCGTAGAGCCGCCATTCACGCGCCCCCTTCCCTCGTGCCTCAATGGAATCGCCGCGGCATCCATGGTAGGGTCCTCGGCATCCACCTCCACTGCGTCGCCACAGTCCGCAGGGGCCGAGGGTGCACCGACGGTGGGGACCTGGACTGTGGTCAGGCGCATGCGTGTTCAAGCAGGCGCTCTTGCTCTTCGTCACCTCCCTCGCGCCCCATGCCGCCGCGgccggggtctgcttcgtcgccttcCGCAATGAGCAGTCCGCGGGGTACGCCGCCGCCTACGACTTCCTGACGGGCTCCTCGGGCGCCTTCCTCACCGTCTCCGGCCCAGGATGCGTCCACGGGCTCGCGGGCCTCTCCAAAGCCACCGCCTGGTCGCTCCTCGTGATCTCCGGATCCTGTGACCAGGCTGACGCCGGCAGGGGCGACTTCCAGGAGCTCGACTAGATCGCCGCCACCAAGCCCTTCGCCAAGCTCGCCGTCAAGGCAACAACCATCGCCAACGTATCTAGGTCTTCCCTGCCAACAAGAACAAATGGCACGCCCGTCGTGCCGATTTGAGGTGGTTTTGGAGGTGAGGAGGGGTACGATTTCGGTGGCCCTAGGCCTTGCGGGTCCGGTGGATGGAAGCCGTGGAGCTGCCATTACCAGCCAAGGTGGAGTTCGGGAAGCCAAGGTAACGACAACAAAAATATCTCTTCTGGCGTGTAACTGTGTATTGTGAAGTTGCCAGCGGTTCAGCGAGAAACACAGAAGAACTTACTGTTCTGGCTATGGTTGCTGAAAAGTTTGGTCATCAACAGTTGGATTTGTTACCAGTTGGTGTATCTCTTGTGCTTCGCCATGTGAGTCCACTCTCTATTCTATGTTTTGATATGGCGCAGTTGAATTTTTCTTGATACATGGTTCATATTATAGGCACCAGACAAATTACATGATTCCCCATGTCATTTGTTCTTGTTGGCAGGGAAGACCTAGCTACGACAAAGATGGGGATGGCTAGGAAAGAAAACCTACTGTGGGACAATGATAATTTGATATCAATGTCAGCCCCTTATATGCTACACCTGTAACCTGTAATCATACCGTCAACTACACCTGACATCCTTGCATCAGAAGTTTTTAATTCTGATGATTTAGATTCAGTCTATAAATCTGTTGAGGATAGCATGGAACATATTTTTACTTCAACAACACaactctgatttggtcatgatttgtgCTTGAATGAGGAAGTCAAGATTTCCTTTTGACTCAGCCTGTCTTTCTGAATTACTGGATTGTTATAAAATTGTAGATATAATAGGGAACTAATTTGTGTTGTTTTTGTGTTTTTGGATCAGAGATGCAGGAGCTCTAACCGTCTGAATATTATTGTGTACTGTTGTGTTGTCAATGCTCTGAATCTACAGCTGCTGCAGTGCTATTAGGCCATTAGTTTAGTGAACATCAAATGGGTAAACATAGCttaagagatagagatttgaagaGAGTAAAAAGTAGTACAAATATCGTCTTTTCGTAGCAATGGGAATACAACATGTTATAATAAGGAATAAATCCAAGTATAAAAATAGAGAAAACTCCATTGTTTCAGCTAAAACAGTTTCAGCTTACAATCCATCTGATAGTTGTTGCCGAGGTAACTAATTTTAGTTTTCTTATCAAAATCTGTCTTAAGTTGTGGACTTGTTATTATGGAAATATATCTTTCATGGAAAATTTGATTATTTAGAATAGTTAATTTGGTTTTAACTATTATCTGATATAACCACGACATTTGATATTATCTGATATAACTACGATATCTGGTATTGAAAAAGTCTAACCTTcaaggtttctgtgccgcgtattTTTTAATTGAGAAATCCAGTACAACATCATGGTTTGCATACACCATGTTACCTAAGATATCAATTTGTTTAAATGCATTTTCTCCTGCAAAATTTTGGTTTTGACAAAATAGACATCGTTAGATTTTTTGTGTTAACATCTCATGCTGATCTGTGTAGTTGCTATCTGAGATGACTTCCAGTAAGCTAAATCTTGAGAAGTTGGCCATACAATGTTGGCTCAATTCTAATTGTCCATTTTCCCAGGGAGAACATATTGGATGGTATTGTGGTGTTTACCCTTCTTTTTGGGAGCGAACTGTTCGAGGACTATATTAGCCATCTTGCAATGGCAACAATGGCTTCCTCTAAGTTGACAAGTGATAAGGACAACCCTAAAAAGCTTCAGGATAGGCTCAAGGTTAGCTGACCTGAGGAAAAAACAATTACCTCTATATGTACTAACGATATGGTAGCACTTATTTTTTTTTTGATGTGACGGTGTTGGTTTCACTCTATTTATTGTGATCAAGAATGTGCAAAGGGAAAGAGAGTAGAAGCTAGCTAGATTCCTCAATTAATTCTTCTCTCAGTATGTTCGTGGAGACAAAGAAGGATTTGCTAATCGTGCTGAAGCCGAGGCAAAGAGGCTCCCAATGCACCTGTTAGCCTTCTGATCATTCTAAATgatttttatttatatatgttATGTCACATTCAACTCATTGTGAATATCTATTAGCAGCATCTGGATTGGATATTCTTCGCACCATTGGATATGTCTACCATGGAGGGTCAACAGTGAGGCATGTTCCCCTATCAGAATAATGATGGTGAGGTAAGATAAGATAGTATAAGATTTTCAGTTATCCTCTCAACAACTAAAGTTGGGCATGTCACATTGTCACATGTGTAGTGTTCTACTGTTCTTGGTCTGTATTAATGACAGATGCTCTGTCGCAGGACCCGCACGTGGTCCGCCTGCTCGACCTCAAGCAGGGCGTCAACAAGGAGGGGCAGACCATCCTGTACCTCATCTTCGAGTACATGGACACCGACCTAAAGAAGTTCATCCGGGGCTATCACGCCAGCCACGAGAAGATCCCCGCACAAACCGTCAAGGTGAATTTTCTCTTTCTGTATCCTCTATTCCTCTCCAATGGCACAACCAAACCCTGTGCACGACGAGGTGTTTGTGTGGATGTGTTACCCGCGTCTGCATGACTCAATTGATGGCCTTGGTGCGTCTGCAGATCCTGATGTACCAGCTGTGCAAGGGCGTGAGTTTTGTTCACGGCCGCGGGGTGCTCCACCGTGATCTGAAACCGCACAACCTGCTCATGGACCGCAAGACCATGGCGCTCAAGATCGCTGATCTCGGACTCAGCCGTGCCATCACCGTCCCTGTAAAGAAGTACACGCACGAGGTCTGCTTCCCACTGCCACTGGTCTTCATCATCAGCCATGCATCTTGCGTCTGATTAAATAGTGGAGTCTGAATTGTTTGTGCAGATTCTGACGCTGTGGTACAGGGCGCCCGAGGTTCTTCTTGGCGCCACACACTACTCCACGCCAGTTGACATTTGGTCCGTGGGCTGCATATTTGGTACCATTTCAATGAGCACATATTCTTGTCAAAGCAAACTGCTTCAGAATTCAAACCAACATATATGATTTCTAATTTGGTTGTAAATGGCAGCTGAGTTGGTTACTAATCAGCCACTTTTCCCTGGCGACTCCGAGTTACAGCAGCTCCTCCACATCTTCAAGTAATGCCTCCAGTGCTTTAGTTCGTTGTTTGCATTCTGAATTCTTGGTGGGTGTCTAATGCTCCATCTTGTTCTTTGGGTGAAAGGTTGCTGGGCACCCCAAATGAGGAGATGTGGCCAGGAGTAGGCAAGCTGCCGAACTGGCACGTGTACCCCCAGTGGAAGCCCACTAAGCTGTCCACTCTTGTCCCTGGTCTTGACTCCGATGGCTATGGTTTACTTGAGGTCAGTGAAAAGTATGCAACACACTTGTCATCGAGAATTTGTAGTTACGGATTGTTATTCTAGGGGCTTAGAAATTGATCTTAGGCACCGTAGAATCTAACAATAACTACTGTATGAGGCAAGTTACA contains these protein-coding regions:
- the LOC109941183 gene encoding cyclin-dependent kinase B2-1 codes for the protein MEAVELPLPAKVEFGKPRENILDGIVVFTLLFGSELFEDYISHLAMATMASSKLTSDKDNPKKLQDRLKHLDWIFFAPLDMSTMEDALSQDPHVVRLLDLKQGVNKEGQTILYLIFEYMDTDLKKFIRGYHASHEKIPAQTVKILMYQLCKGVSFVHGRGVLHRDLKPHNLLMDRKTMALKIADLGLSRAITVPVKKYTHEILTLWYRAPEVLLGATHYSTPVDIWSVGCIFAELVTNQPLFPGDSELQQLLHIFKLLGTPNEEMWPGVGKLPNWHVYPQWKPTKLSTLVPGLDSDGYGLLEVSEKLTNILFFKSDDFCFDKKQAVVNWIEGRRKSCLWAVTSEEAVKKVPNLYEQSVAELAGLAIVGVIRHNRGLLRHGPVQF